The Tessaracoccus flavus genome includes the window GGGTCGGGGGCGTGTGGAGCGTCGTGACCATAGGGGCGCTCAGCAGTTCGGCCATCACGATCGGCAGGTAGTGGAGGGAGTTGTTGTGCACGACGTCGAGGTCCCGGCGCCCGAGTTCGAGCATCACCTGGAGGTAGGCGTGGTGCTCCCGCAGAGTCTTCTCCGGCGGCATCGCCACATCCGCACGGGCGGCGTCGCTGAGGACGAGGGGCTCGACCTCGATCGTCTCGGCCTGCAGCTGCGGGTCGCTGCCAGGAGCCGCGAACAGCGTGATCGGCACCCCTCGTCGGCGCATCCCCTCGACCAGGTGCCAAGTGATGGACTCCATGCCCCCCGCGAACGGCGCACGGATGGGGTAGCGGGAGCCTGCGATCACGGCGATGCGGCGGATCATCGGCGCCCCAGCAGCTCGAGGTACAGGCGCCGGTGGGCCTCCGCGAGCTCAGTGCGCTCCCGGAGCCGGGTGCCCGGGTCGGCTCGCCACGGCTCCGCGGTCGTCAGAACGACGTCGAGTGCGCTCGCGATGTCGGCCGCGTCGGGGGTTTCACCGTCCACGTGGTACGTCAGCACGCCTGGCTTCTGGTCCGCGTAGTACCCGACGTCGGGGGCCAACACCCGGGTGCCGAGGTCGTAGCAGGCCTCCAGCCACCCCGAGTGGGTCCCGAACCGGTACGGCAGCACCGACAGGTCCAGCCGCTGGAAGTAGTCGTAGAGCTCGTCGTCGGTGTAGTAGTCGTGCACGTGGACGTCGAATCGGCCCGCCATGCGCCCCCCGTGGAGAAGCGACGCCACGTGCTCGTCGTAGTTGCGCATTCCCGGCGTGACGACGTCGGTGTGCACGTCCACCATGAGCTTCATCCCAGGGCGTTCCGCCACCAGGCCCGCCAGAATGCCCAGGACGGGGAGCGGATTCATGTTGGCGCGCAGGCTCTTCAGATGGAGCCCCACCACCCGCTCTTCTCGCTCGGGCCGAGGGTGGTGGAGCCAGGGCTCGTCGACGACGTGGGGGTGCGGCAGCACCTGAGCGTCCCGACCCCAGCGTCGGTGGATCTCATCAGCGGCGCCCGGAGTGAGGGTGATGAGCGCGTCCGCCGCCGGGATCAAGACGTCGAGGGCCTCATCGTGCAATGCGCGGTCGGGCTGGTGGGGGTTGCGCAGGTCGTGCACGGTGTAGACCAGCGGCTTGGCCGCCGCACGCAGCTCACCGACGAGCCGGCGCAGGTCGTCGGCCGAGCAGGCGTCGAAGCCGAACTGGATGTGGAAGACGTCGAATCTGTCGGCGTTGTCGGTCACCCATCCGGGGCTCAGCATCACCGGTGGCCACCATTGCTCAACGGTGCTCGCCTCGGGGGCGGTGGGTCGCTGAGCCGAACCACGTCGTCGCCCGCCGGATGGGCCAGTCGTCGTACGTAGACGTGCCCGGCGGGAACGCTAGCAATGATAATGGTCAAGCCAGATCCTCCTAGAACCTGCCCAGTGAACCACCGTGCGACTTGGGAAGATACACCCGTTCGGGCGCACTCCTAGGGGTGAGGCAGACGTTCCACACAGGCCGATTTGTGGGTCTGTACCGGCGGGGTCTAGTATTAATCCTCGCGGGCACCACTAGCTCAACTGGCAGAGCAGCTGACTCTTAATCAGCGGGTTCAGGGTTCGAGTCCCTGGTGGTGTACGAATGGCGTCACAGTCAATGTGGCCCCATCGACTCAGGAAATGGCTGGCCAGAGGTCCTTCGGGCCCTCTGGCCAGACCCATCTCACGGCTTCGGGCCCCAAGCGCACCCTCCACCCCGCCACGCCGGTCGGTTGAGGGTGCGCGGGGCGCTTCCAGACGCAAAACGTCCCCTGCCCGGGTGTTCCCGGGCAGGCGCCATCGCTGTGGTTGCTACTTCGTCTTGACGCTTCTCTTGCCGGGGGACTTGGCTGTCCGCTTCACCGTGACCCAGGGCGTCGTGGGGGGGGTCCGGTGTATGCAGGGCCGGGTGGTGCCTGGGCCCGTCGCGGGCGGCTGAACTTCCGCTGGCGATGCAGGGCCTTCGTCGGCCTCGCGCTGGGCAGCGGCTCGATCACCTCGTCGTCTGCGACCTGCGGTGGATCGCCCACGTCGTAGCCGTAGCGCGTCAGAAGGATCGAGGCATTGACCGCCGCGAGGATGAACGACAGCAGGATGCCGTTGCGCTCTGTCCCTCGGACACGGGTCGAGTGCCGGGTGAGGCGGGCGTGGTGCACCTTGGCGCAAGCGTTGGTCGACTCCACGACGGAGCGGCGACCGTAGGACGCCTTCCACTTGGTGGTGCCGTAGAGGACGCGCTGGCGCAGGTTGAGCTGGTCGTCGGGGCCGAGGGTCACTGTAGTGCCGCAGTGGCACGGCTCACCTTCGACGCACTGGGTCTGGGGGTAACGGGCCGCGTCGAGGCGCAGCGAGGCCGGGTGGTTCGCGCAGCGCATCGTGCCGGAGAGAACCGGGTCGCGGTAGCGCTGCGTGGCTCGCGCGTAGTTCGGCGCTCCCATGGGGGTGAAGGCGTGGTACTTGCGCCGGTCGTACTGCGCGGCCAGCAGTGCCTTGGCCTCGGCGCTCACGCCCAGAGAGAAGCCGCCCAGCGAGCGGAGGTCCTTCGGGAGGGTGTCCTTGAACAGGCCACCGTCCACGAAGATGGTGCCGGGGATCGGCCCGGGGCGAGTTCCCCGCTGGGTCGTGTGGAGGTCGAGGACCTGCTCGATTCCGCGCATCCATACGGGGCGTGCCCAATTGGCCGGTGTCGAGGTAGGTGTAGCCGCGGTCGACCAGGACGGTCGAGGGCTTCCTGTCGGCGGCGATCATGGCGTCGATCAACGACAGGCCGCCCTCGGCCTTGTACGTTCCCGCAGGGACCAGGGAGGCTCCCCGGAGCAGGCCCGGGCGAGCGTCACCGCCCAGGTCGGGCACGTCCACGGACAGGTGCAGGTCCCAGCGTCAAGCTGCGCCTACGGTCCAGGTGTTCGACAATCTTCTATTGGAGGTTTCATGGCGGTCAAGGAGTATCGAGACGGGCGAGAGCGGCGCACCGCAGCCATGCTGCCCGAGGTCTTCGACCAGGTTCGCAAGATCGCGCATTACGAGAACCGCTCGCTCGCCTACCAGTTGGGCATGTTCGTCGCTGATGGCGTGGCCCAGTGGGTCGAGAAGAACGGGCCAGTTCGGACGGCCCCGAGTCCTGAGAAGCGAAACGCCCCCATCTCTTGGCGGAGGCCGGGGGCGCTTCAAGGTTCCATGAAAGGAGCGACTTCATGCCAACACCTGGCTGGGACCAGGTAACCCTCTACTGGGAAGGTGTGTCGTGAGCACGGCGTAGTCGGGGCTGCGCACGCCTGCCCTTCGCGTGGTTGGAGGACGAGGTGTTCACCGACGTGATGAGCGCTGGAGCCTTCAGGCTCCGTGTTCTCATGACGACGCACTGTGCTTATGACCTGACTGACGGCGGGGTCTCCGAGCGACTCATGCGCTCACTGATGGACGAACCCGTGACTCTTGACGAGTTGCTTCGCCTTGGCTACCTGGATCGCGCAGTCCGCGAGGAACGCGGCGTTCAGATCGAGGGCTACCACCTCTCGGGGTTCGAGGACGGGCAAATGAGCCGGGACCAGCGCCTGGCGGAACGCGAAGCGGCCCGCAACCGGATGCGCAACGTCAGAGCGAGCAGGAAGGGCAGTGGCGTTCGGGCCAACGTGCGGAGAACCTCGTCCGAACTGATCGCGAACGTTCGCGACGTAGTAGTAGTGCCAGTAGTAGTGGTAGTGGAAGAGACTCAGTGGTTGCGGTCACCCATGACCTCGCGCCAGATGCTGCACAAGGGGCTGCGCGCCGACGAGACGGGAGCGACCTGCCTTTGCCAGGCGCTGAGCCTGTGAACCGTCAGCAACCCATCCAGGACCACAACAAGCACTGTGACAGTGCCAACAGGTTCCCCCTCCCCGCCACGCCCCTTTCGGGAGCCCGTCCGCCACCACGAGGCAAACCCGTCGAGCCGGGTGGCTCGGACAACTACGAGCAGCCTCTTCACCCGTCGCAGGCGGAAGCGCTCTTACTGGCCCGGATCAGCCCCGAGCGCTTCGTCAGGCAGATGAGGGTCAAGGCTGACCAGAAGGGCTGGGAACGCATCGACTGGACCGTGCTGGTGTCCAAGCAGCGCTTCGTAAAGACGCTGGCCGTGCGCCAGGGGGAGGCAGAGGCACTGCTGCCCCAGGTAGAAGCATGGCTGGAATCAGGTGCCGTGTGAAGCCCCGGGTATGGGCCTGGTCGGCCCAGCCTGGCCGGTTCCCTCGATTTCTCCACCTACGATCAGAAGGACGCCTCCAGAGGCATGACGGAAGCAAGGCAGGGTAGATGAAGCGCAGCCCCAAGGGAAGGCTCGAACTCACGTGGATGGGCAAAGACTCCGCCCTGATCCCAGTGGAGGACGGCAAATACGACTACTCCTTCGTGGACCCGAACGACCCCAGGGCCTTGGAGGTCAAGTCCATCGAGGTGCTGGAGAAGGTCGGTGAGGTCGACGGTCCGACTGGGGCGAACGAGAACCTGCTCATCATCGGGGACTCCGGGGACGCGCTCAGGTCTCTGGGGACGATCCCGGAGTATCACAACAAGTACGCCGGTCAGGTGAAGTTGGTCTACATCGACC containing:
- a CDS encoding glycosyltransferase: MTDNADRFDVFHIQFGFDACSADDLRRLVGELRAAAKPLVYTVHDLRNPHQPDRALHDEALDVLIPAADALITLTPGAADEIHRRWGRDAQVLPHPHVVDEPWLHHPRPEREERVVGLHLKSLRANMNPLPVLGILAGLVAERPGMKLMVDVHTDVVTPGMRNYDEHVASLLHGGRMAGRFDVHVHDYYTDDELYDYFQRLDLSVLPYRFGTHSGWLEACYDLGTRVLAPDVGYYADQKPGVLTYHVDGETPDAADIASALDVVLTTAEPWRADPGTRLRERTELAEAHRRLYLELLGRR